One Rosa chinensis cultivar Old Blush chromosome 3, RchiOBHm-V2, whole genome shotgun sequence DNA window includes the following coding sequences:
- the LOC112194383 gene encoding uncharacterized protein LOC112194383, translated as MDPLPQEVDDYIRESIDHTLGLPVSAQTLELKLRCSEAAKRRLRDQYTVLLAKLKEKDQALNRSRAEACMNAQALRKFVEENQRLAAECAHLVSQCNKLEKECSLYDHDREALMDFGNEADQRAKEAEFRVEELEDELGELWEELKFYKE; from the exons ATGGATCCTCTTCCGCAAGAAGTCGACGATTACATCAGAGAGTCGATTGACCACACCCTCGGCCTCCCCGTGTCCGCACAGACTCTCGAATTGAAGCTCCGGTGCTCGGAAGCCGCGAAGCGACGGCTGCGCGACCAATACACGGTTCTACTCGCCAAATTGAAGGAGAAGGATCAAGCTCTGAACCGATCTAGG GCCGAGGCTTGTATGAACGCTCAGGCTTTGAGGAAGTTTGTGGAGGAGAATCAGAGACTAGCGGCAGAGTGTGCGCATCTGGTGAGTCAGTGTAACAAGTTGGAGAAGGAGTGCTCGCTTTATGATCATGACCGAGAGGCTTTGATGGATTTCGGAAACGAGGCAGACCAGAGGGCCAAGGAGGCTGAGTTTCGGGTCGAAGAGTTGGAGGATGAACTGGGAGAATTGTGGGAAGAATTGAAGTTTTACAAGGAATGA